A part of Paraburkholderia largidicola genomic DNA contains:
- a CDS encoding DUF3331 domain-containing protein produces MTTLECLPLMGANGLRIEILEHSDTTLVIRWVEPGRCHYGEQRWRRRSAHTSGTCAVSRRKIRRGDAVFKPAERPAPANASAMIAAEVLEHAFAA; encoded by the coding sequence ATGACGACCTTGGAGTGTTTACCGTTGATGGGCGCTAACGGGTTGCGTATCGAAATACTCGAGCACTCTGATACGACGCTGGTGATCCGCTGGGTCGAACCCGGCCGCTGCCATTATGGCGAGCAGCGCTGGCGCCGTCGCTCGGCGCATACGTCGGGCACCTGCGCCGTTTCGCGCCGCAAGATCCGGCGCGGTGACGCCGTCTTCAAGCCGGCCGAACGCCCTGCTCCCGCGAACGCCTCCGCGATGATCGCGGCCGAAGTGCTCGAGCACGCATTCGCCGCATAA
- a CDS encoding thioesterase family protein: protein MPRHAELPVYHDVVRAEWVDYNGHLRDAFYMLIFSFATDALIDQIGLDDTARKARGRSIYTLEAHIHYLHEIKEGVRVRVEMRVLAHDAKRMHLYLEMFAEDGAEAVAAGEQMLLHVDTSGPRSAVFDSDVEARVRALVDAQAALPAPRYAGRVIGLPGQTRK, encoded by the coding sequence ATGCCGCGACACGCGGAATTGCCTGTGTATCACGATGTCGTGCGCGCCGAGTGGGTCGACTACAACGGCCATCTGCGCGACGCGTTCTATATGCTGATTTTCAGTTTCGCCACCGATGCGCTGATCGACCAGATCGGCCTCGACGACACGGCGCGCAAGGCGCGGGGCCGCTCGATCTATACGCTCGAAGCGCACATCCACTATCTGCACGAGATCAAGGAAGGCGTCCGGGTACGCGTCGAGATGCGGGTGCTCGCGCACGACGCCAAGCGCATGCACCTGTACCTCGAAATGTTCGCGGAGGATGGCGCTGAAGCCGTCGCGGCGGGCGAGCAGATGCTGCTGCATGTCGATACCAGCGGGCCGCGTTCCGCCGTGTTCGACAGCGATGTCGAAGCGCGTGTGCGCGCGCTCGTCGATGCGCAAGCGGCGCTGCCCGCGCCGCGATACGCGGGGCGCGTGATCGGCTTGCCGGGGCAAACGCGCAAATAG
- a CDS encoding L-carnitine dehydrogenase: protein MAVITDIKTFAAIGAGVIGSGWVARALAHGLDVIAWDPAPGAEKQLRDNVANAWPALERVGLAAGASQERLRFVKTIEACVADADFIQESAPEREELKLALHEQISRAAKPDAIIASSTSGLLPTDFYARALHPGRCIVGHPFNPVYLLPLVEVLGGEQTAPSTIDAAMSIYRALGMRPLHVRKEVPGFIADRLLEALWREALHLVDEGVATTGEIDDAIRFGAGIRWSFMGTFLTYTLAGGDAGMRHFMQQFGPALELPWTKLVAPKLTDQLIDRVVHGTAEQVGPRSIKQLERYRDECITNVLTAIAETKARHGLRADE, encoded by the coding sequence ATGGCAGTGATTACGGACATCAAGACTTTTGCAGCAATCGGCGCAGGCGTGATCGGCAGCGGCTGGGTGGCGCGCGCGCTCGCGCATGGGCTCGACGTCATCGCGTGGGACCCGGCGCCGGGCGCCGAGAAGCAGTTGCGCGACAACGTCGCGAATGCCTGGCCCGCGCTCGAACGCGTCGGACTCGCGGCGGGTGCTTCACAGGAGCGTCTGCGATTCGTGAAGACGATCGAAGCGTGCGTCGCGGACGCCGACTTCATTCAGGAAAGCGCGCCCGAGCGCGAGGAATTAAAGCTTGCGTTGCACGAACAGATCAGTCGCGCGGCGAAGCCCGATGCGATCATCGCGTCGTCGACCTCGGGCCTGCTGCCGACTGATTTCTATGCACGCGCGTTGCATCCCGGGCGCTGCATTGTCGGGCATCCGTTCAACCCTGTGTATCTGTTGCCGCTTGTCGAAGTACTGGGAGGCGAGCAGACCGCGCCTTCGACTATCGACGCCGCCATGAGCATCTATCGCGCGCTCGGCATGCGGCCGCTGCATGTGCGCAAGGAAGTGCCCGGCTTTATCGCCGACCGTCTGCTCGAAGCGCTGTGGCGCGAGGCACTGCATCTCGTCGACGAAGGCGTCGCGACGACGGGCGAAATCGACGATGCCATCCGCTTCGGCGCAGGCATCCGCTGGTCGTTCATGGGAACGTTCCTCACCTATACGCTCGCGGGCGGCGACGCAGGCATGCGGCATTTCATGCAGCAATTCGGGCCTGCGCTGGAATTGCCGTGGACGAAACTCGTCGCGCCGAAGCTGACGGATCAGTTGATCGATCGCGTGGTCCACGGGACGGCGGAGCAGGTGGGTCCACGTTCGATCAAGCAACTCGAACGCTACCGCGACGAATGCATCACCAACGTGCTGACCGCGATTGCGGAAACCAAAGCGCGCCATGGCTTGCGTGCCGACGAATAA
- a CDS encoding OpgC domain-containing protein, with protein MQASKNRLIELDFFRGLVLLFIVVDHIGGSILSRATLHAYALCDAAEVFVFLGGFATATAYASLAKRHTEADARNRFFKRSLELYRAFLITAVLMLLVSAVMSAFSIDAPNMATTDLDDMMDTPTAVVRDILLFRRQPYLASVLPMYAFFAFAVPAILPLARSKPWLLLAGSLAVWSIAPSLLPHLPVAEDAQWDFNPFAWQLMFVLGVIAQTQPVYQRASAHRHGWLVTVLACGIVAAAAWFKLVVEVGPLDSSLKQNLSWLRAVNFLAIAWLVANMVRIGWARALAQRLPWVGLVGRKGLVCFVAGTVISLVVDSLLYTATDGYLNVPLGLIADAVAIGSLFAVAKVSVPISRALTLRLRGSGPA; from the coding sequence ATGCAGGCATCGAAAAACCGTCTGATCGAACTGGATTTCTTCCGAGGGCTAGTTCTTCTCTTTATCGTCGTCGACCACATCGGCGGCAGCATCCTGTCGCGCGCGACGCTGCACGCGTACGCGCTGTGCGACGCGGCCGAAGTCTTCGTCTTCCTCGGCGGATTCGCGACGGCCACGGCCTATGCGTCGCTCGCAAAGCGCCACACGGAAGCCGACGCGCGCAACCGCTTCTTCAAACGTTCGCTGGAGTTGTATAGGGCGTTCCTGATTACGGCCGTCCTGATGCTGCTGGTGAGCGCCGTGATGAGTGCGTTCAGCATCGACGCGCCCAACATGGCCACGACCGATCTCGACGACATGATGGACACGCCCACGGCCGTCGTGCGCGACATCCTGCTGTTCCGTCGTCAGCCGTACCTGGCCTCGGTGCTGCCGATGTATGCCTTCTTCGCGTTCGCGGTACCCGCCATCCTGCCGCTCGCGCGCAGCAAGCCGTGGCTGCTGCTGGCGGGCAGCCTCGCCGTGTGGTCGATTGCGCCGTCGCTGCTGCCGCATCTGCCCGTCGCGGAAGATGCGCAATGGGACTTCAACCCGTTCGCTTGGCAGTTGATGTTCGTGCTCGGCGTGATCGCGCAGACGCAGCCCGTCTATCAGCGCGCGAGTGCGCACCGCCACGGGTGGCTGGTGACAGTGCTCGCCTGCGGCATCGTTGCAGCTGCCGCCTGGTTCAAGCTGGTCGTGGAAGTGGGGCCGCTGGACAGCAGCCTGAAGCAGAATCTGTCATGGCTGCGCGCGGTGAATTTCCTGGCAATCGCGTGGCTCGTCGCGAACATGGTGCGCATCGGCTGGGCGAGAGCGCTCGCGCAGCGTCTGCCGTGGGTCGGACTGGTGGGCCGCAAAGGACTCGTGTGCTTCGTCGCGGGAACGGTGATCTCGCTGGTCGTCGACTCGCTGCTCTACACGGCCACCGACGGTTATCTGAACGTGCCGCTCGGTCTCATCGCCGACGCCGTCGCGATCGGCTCGCTGTTCGCAGTCGCCAAGGTATCGGTACCGATCTCGCGCGCGCTGACGCTGCGCCTGCGGGGTTCGGGGCCCGCCTGA
- a CDS encoding polysaccharide biosynthesis/export family protein → MEAVSNVLAKRSGMNRLLAVMLAACAGLSGCAVAPGMKMSTPTAMSTSETGTPLVPIATIDAALIARMKDDLSRTSSNQIQSLLTSPEPYVLGKGDVLQITVWDHPELGLAQGPVGQAATRPFDPVPGFVIDQDGNLDFPYVGLIHVEGLKPEQVQRSLAVALTRVFIKPQVTVRIASFRAKQVYVDGEVHVPGALPLNDIPMTLYDAINRAGGFASTADQSRMVLVRDGRAYPLDLTGMLEKGLNPAKILLRNGDFLRVNARDENGVFVMGEVNKPVTALPMKNGRLTLSEAISQAGSLNNATADASEVYVIRDSMSPAPQVFHLEARSPVSMILANQFELNPRDIVYVDGNGLVRFSRVLSLLLPAVNAALTGAIVTK, encoded by the coding sequence ATGGAAGCGGTTTCGAATGTACTGGCGAAACGCTCGGGGATGAACCGCTTGCTTGCGGTAATGCTCGCGGCGTGCGCTGGACTGTCGGGCTGTGCAGTGGCACCTGGTATGAAGATGAGTACACCAACTGCGATGTCGACAAGCGAGACGGGTACCCCGCTTGTGCCGATCGCCACCATCGACGCCGCGCTGATCGCGAGGATGAAAGATGACCTGTCCCGTACCAGTTCAAATCAGATTCAAAGCCTGTTGACCAGTCCCGAACCCTATGTGCTTGGCAAGGGCGATGTCCTTCAGATCACGGTTTGGGATCACCCTGAATTAGGGCTGGCGCAAGGTCCTGTCGGCCAGGCCGCTACTCGACCCTTCGATCCAGTGCCAGGATTCGTCATTGATCAGGATGGAAACCTGGATTTTCCGTATGTCGGGTTGATTCACGTCGAAGGTCTGAAGCCTGAGCAGGTTCAGCGGTCCCTGGCCGTTGCACTAACCCGGGTTTTCATCAAGCCACAAGTTACGGTACGCATTGCTTCGTTTCGCGCCAAGCAAGTCTACGTCGATGGTGAGGTTCACGTGCCGGGTGCGCTGCCACTCAACGACATTCCGATGACTCTCTACGACGCGATCAACAGGGCGGGCGGATTCGCGTCCACCGCGGATCAGAGCAGGATGGTCCTGGTCCGCGACGGGCGGGCGTATCCGTTGGACCTGACGGGGATGCTGGAGAAAGGTCTTAACCCGGCGAAGATTCTCCTGAGGAACGGCGATTTTCTTCGTGTGAACGCGCGTGATGAAAACGGCGTATTTGTGATGGGCGAGGTGAATAAACCCGTTACGGCATTACCGATGAAAAATGGACGGTTAACCTTGAGCGAAGCCATCTCGCAAGCCGGGAGCTTGAATAACGCGACCGCCGACGCATCGGAAGTGTATGTTATTCGCGACTCCATGAGCCCAGCTCCACAGGTCTTTCATCTCGAAGCGAGATCCCCTGTTTCGATGATCCTGGCGAATCAGTTCGAGCTTAATCCACGCGATATTGTGTATGTCGACGGCAACGGTCTTGTACGCTTTTCTCGCGTGCTGAGCTTGCTGTTGCCCGCCGTCAATGCGGCGCTAACCGGTGCGATCGTCACGAAATGA
- a CDS encoding alpha/beta hydrolase, translating to MLEPEMVAFVERTKGLYSRDRSASTFAEQRAVYERYAAAFTPPLPDGVTAHDAPFTSPDGHTFNVRLYAPAGRARSMGTVLYFHGGGFVLGSLDSHGFITARLAADTGLCVVAVDYRLAPEHPAPAAHDDCLAVTRAALDGRLPFGPLPRSLQLAGDSAGGTLAASVAMRLRDEGETRVRGIALVYPMLGIEPQRPARDSEADAPMLTLADVQRCSALYWGGRARDNAWTVPLEASRYDGLPPTLAIGVEHDPLRDDARVFAERIRAAGGQASAPVGIGLVHGSWRALATSPGVQWMHRKVCRFLVEHAAG from the coding sequence ATGCTCGAACCTGAGATGGTTGCATTCGTCGAACGCACGAAGGGTCTGTATTCGCGCGATCGATCCGCATCGACGTTTGCCGAACAGCGAGCGGTGTACGAACGGTACGCCGCCGCGTTCACCCCGCCATTGCCCGACGGCGTGACGGCACACGACGCGCCCTTCACATCGCCCGATGGACACACGTTCAACGTGCGCCTCTACGCGCCCGCCGGGCGCGCTCGGTCGATGGGCACGGTGCTGTACTTTCATGGCGGCGGGTTTGTCTTAGGCTCGCTAGACAGTCACGGGTTTATCACGGCTCGCCTCGCGGCGGATACAGGCTTGTGCGTGGTGGCCGTCGATTACCGGCTTGCACCCGAGCATCCCGCGCCGGCCGCGCACGACGATTGCCTCGCCGTCACGCGCGCCGCGCTCGACGGTCGCCTGCCGTTCGGTCCATTGCCGCGTTCGCTGCAACTCGCAGGCGATAGCGCGGGCGGTACGCTCGCGGCGAGTGTCGCGATGCGTCTGCGTGACGAGGGCGAAACCAGAGTGCGCGGAATCGCGCTGGTTTATCCGATGCTGGGGATCGAGCCGCAACGGCCCGCGCGCGACTCGGAAGCCGATGCGCCGATGCTCACGCTTGCCGATGTACAACGCTGCAGCGCGCTGTATTGGGGCGGGCGGGCACGCGACAACGCGTGGACCGTTCCGCTCGAAGCATCACGCTATGATGGATTGCCGCCGACGCTCGCGATCGGCGTCGAGCACGATCCATTGCGCGATGACGCTCGCGTTTTCGCCGAGCGCATCCGCGCTGCGGGAGGGCAGGCGAGTGCGCCAGTCGGCATCGGCCTCGTGCACGGATCGTGGCGTGCGCTGGCGACCAGTCCCGGCGTGCAATGGATGCATCGCAAGGTGTGCCGCTTCCTCGTCGAACACGCGGCCGGTTGA
- a CDS encoding AI-2E family transporter has protein sequence MNQRPPDVPSETEVPNRRKVQRIASAALYAVMVALAIWVIRDFVPAIAWACVIAIALWPAFHRIEEHRLFKGRSTLIATVLTIAIGLLFLLPVGIGIAQAAAEAHDVIEWARDVQENGIPLPDFVQHLPFGAAQIGAWWQDNLTQPLRDSPAMKGLHGGAVVTFGRHFGARAAHALMLFGFMLVTLFVIFQAGPKLSGELMKGMRRAFGYDGMHLAERMAAAVRGTVSGLVVVGIGEGALLLLAYMLTGVPHAALLGFVTAIAAMLPFCAPIVFCGAALWLFVEQGALVPAIGLAVFGFVVAFVAEHFVRPVLIGNSARLPFLLVLFGILGGAETFGLLGLFVGPALMTVLMVLWTEWVER, from the coding sequence ATGAACCAGCGCCCGCCCGACGTTCCATCCGAAACCGAGGTGCCGAACCGCCGCAAGGTGCAGCGGATTGCTTCGGCGGCGTTGTATGCCGTGATGGTGGCGCTGGCGATCTGGGTGATCCGCGATTTCGTGCCGGCCATTGCGTGGGCATGCGTGATCGCAATTGCGCTGTGGCCGGCGTTTCACCGGATCGAAGAACACAGGCTGTTCAAGGGGCGTTCGACGCTGATCGCGACCGTTCTGACCATCGCCATCGGCTTGCTGTTTCTGCTGCCTGTCGGGATCGGGATTGCGCAGGCGGCGGCTGAGGCGCACGACGTGATCGAATGGGCGCGCGACGTCCAGGAGAACGGCATTCCGCTGCCGGACTTCGTTCAGCATCTGCCGTTTGGCGCGGCACAGATCGGTGCCTGGTGGCAGGACAACCTGACTCAGCCGCTGCGTGATTCGCCCGCGATGAAGGGCTTGCACGGCGGGGCTGTCGTCACCTTCGGCAGGCATTTCGGCGCACGGGCCGCGCATGCGCTGATGCTGTTCGGCTTCATGCTCGTCACGCTGTTCGTGATCTTCCAGGCGGGGCCGAAGCTGTCGGGCGAACTGATGAAGGGCATGCGGCGCGCGTTCGGCTACGACGGCATGCATCTCGCCGAACGGATGGCGGCGGCTGTGCGCGGGACGGTGTCGGGGCTGGTGGTCGTCGGGATTGGCGAGGGTGCGCTGTTGCTGCTCGCCTATATGCTGACGGGCGTCCCGCACGCGGCGTTGCTCGGCTTCGTCACGGCGATCGCGGCGATGCTGCCGTTTTGCGCGCCGATCGTATTCTGCGGCGCGGCGCTGTGGCTCTTCGTCGAGCAAGGCGCGCTCGTTCCTGCGATTGGCCTGGCCGTGTTCGGCTTCGTCGTCGCGTTCGTCGCGGAGCACTTCGTGCGGCCCGTGCTGATCGGCAATTCTGCGCGGCTGCCGTTTTTGCTCGTGCTGTTCGGGATTCTCGGCGGCGCGGAGACGTTCGGGCTGCTCGGACTATTCGTCGGTCCGGCGTTGATGACGGTGCTGATGGTGCTGTGGACGGAGTGGGTCGAGCGCTGA
- a CDS encoding low molecular weight protein-tyrosine-phosphatase — translation MIQTILVVCVGNVCRSPMAQYLFSREVNGVTVLSAGLSAVVGSTPDPLAIRVAAEAGLDITAHRAQQLNVRLVRGADLILTMEAVHRHEIMRQYPGASGKVFRIGEIGHFDVPDPYRKPVEQFYSSLELIRKGVDAWAPRIRAMA, via the coding sequence ATGATTCAGACGATCCTGGTCGTATGTGTCGGTAACGTCTGCCGCAGCCCGATGGCGCAATACCTTTTCAGTCGTGAGGTCAACGGTGTCACCGTACTGTCCGCAGGGCTCAGCGCGGTCGTCGGTTCGACACCGGATCCACTGGCGATACGCGTCGCTGCCGAAGCGGGACTCGACATCACTGCGCATCGCGCGCAGCAGTTGAATGTGCGCCTTGTCCGCGGAGCCGATCTGATTCTAACGATGGAAGCTGTGCACAGGCACGAGATCATGCGCCAGTACCCGGGCGCATCCGGCAAGGTGTTCCGTATCGGCGAGATCGGGCATTTCGATGTGCCCGATCCGTACAGAAAACCAGTCGAACAATTCTATAGTTCGCTCGAATTGATCCGGAAAGGTGTCGACGCATGGGCGCCACGCATACGAGCAATGGCATAA
- a CDS encoding 3-keto-5-aminohexanoate cleavage protein yields MNHEVIVTCAVTGAGDTVGRHPAIPITPKQIADAAIEAAKAGATVAHCHVRDPKTGRGSRDPNLYREVVDRIRSADTDVIINLTAGMGGDLEIGAGEDPMRFGAGTDLVGGLTRLAHVEELLPEICTLDCGTLNFGDGDYIYVSTPAQLRAGAKRIQELGVKPELEIFDTGHLWFANQLLKEGLLDAPPLFQLCLGIPWGAPADTTTMKAMVDNLPTGAQWAGFGIGRMQMPMVAQAMLLGGHVRVGLEDNIWLDKGVPASNGSLVTRAVEIIERLGGRALTPAEGRKKLGLPARGERLLEKRAAEQFA; encoded by the coding sequence ATACCGTCGGCAGGCATCCCGCTATTCCCATCACGCCCAAACAGATCGCCGATGCCGCGATCGAAGCCGCAAAAGCAGGCGCAACCGTCGCGCATTGCCATGTACGCGATCCGAAAACAGGACGAGGCAGCCGCGATCCGAATCTGTATCGCGAGGTCGTCGACCGCATTCGTTCTGCGGATACGGACGTCATCATCAATCTGACGGCGGGCATGGGCGGCGACCTGGAAATCGGTGCCGGCGAAGATCCGATGCGCTTCGGCGCGGGCACGGATCTCGTTGGCGGGTTGACGCGGCTTGCGCATGTCGAAGAACTGTTGCCGGAGATCTGCACGCTCGATTGCGGCACGCTCAATTTCGGCGACGGCGACTATATCTATGTCTCGACGCCGGCTCAATTGCGGGCGGGCGCAAAGCGCATTCAGGAACTCGGCGTCAAGCCGGAACTGGAGATCTTCGATACGGGCCATCTTTGGTTCGCCAATCAGTTGCTGAAAGAAGGGCTGCTCGATGCGCCGCCGCTGTTTCAGTTGTGCCTCGGCATTCCCTGGGGCGCGCCCGCCGATACGACGACGATGAAGGCCATGGTCGACAACCTGCCGACTGGCGCGCAATGGGCGGGCTTCGGTATCGGACGGATGCAGATGCCGATGGTCGCGCAGGCGATGTTGCTCGGCGGTCACGTGCGTGTGGGTCTCGAAGACAACATCTGGCTCGACAAGGGCGTGCCTGCGAGCAATGGCTCGCTGGTCACGCGCGCCGTTGAAATCATCGAAAGGCTTGGCGGCCGCGCGCTGACACCGGCGGAAGGCCGCAAGAAACTCGGTTTGCCCGCACGCGGCGAACGGTTGCTCGAAAAGCGCGCCGCGGAACAGTTTGCATAA